TCACGGTATCGCCCTTGGAGGCGTTCTTGGGGCTGACGGTCACATCGCCGTGCTTGACAGAGGGCGCGGAGACATCATAGCGTCTGGAGGAAGAGCTGGAACCGCCGCCGGAGCTGGGCGCAGAGTAGCTGACCGTCCAGACACCGTTCGCGGTGCTGCTCACATAGTAATTGTTTGCCAGAGCGCCGGAGGGGTCTGTCAGATACACGCCGGAGGTCAAGCCGGATTTTGCAAGAACCGTATAGGTATAAGCGCCCTCGCTGCCAGCGCGCTTGACGATGTTGGTGTTGCCGTTGCCCACAACGTGAACGCTCGGGTCGCTGCTGAACGTGCCGCCGGTGATGGAGATGGTCTCGCTGCCCGGGCCGCCGCCCTTCTGAATTTCGCCATTGAAAGAGCCATTTTTGATATTGATAACAGCTGTTGTGTCAGTTGTAGCATCAGCGCGAACAACACCGGTAAATGTACCGTTCTCAATGTTGATCGTACCGCCGGAGTTGTAAACATAGGCAGCATACGGAGCGGTATAGGTGCCGCTCTTTACAGTGGCGGTGCCGCCATACTGAACAGCCACCGCACAATTCAAGTACGTGCCATCTCCAGTTCTGATATCCGTAACTTTGATCTCGCAATTTTCCAATGTTGCATTGCTTCCAACCTGCACGCAGCCGCCGTATTTTGCGGTCAGCTTCATGTCGGTGAACGATGCGGTCTTGGTTTCAAAAGCAGCGCCCAAGAATGCATTGATACCAGTGATGTTATAGGTGCCGCCGGAGACAATGACCTCACCACAGCCGGAAGCCTTCACAACGCGCTCGTCCGTCTCGGCGCTGACATTGTTCAGGACCAACTTGCTCTCACTGCCCACCGTAAACAATGCAGTGTAGTGGTAGTTGTCGCTTGCGCAGGTGCTTCCGGTGTAAGATCCGCCGTTAATCGTCACTGTAGAGCCGGCAGAACCTTCGCGAAGGTCAACAAATCCCCAGACTTTCGTCTCCCATTCGGTATTATGCGTGTCTCCCATCTTCATGCCGCTTCCTGCGGTCATGCCGTTGATGGTCAAGTTTACATTTTTAGCAGTGACCCAAATCGCACTGTTTTTCTCATCCTTAGATTCACTTCTATCCGATGCCGTCGCAGCAGTCAGTACATGACCGTTCAGATCAAGCGTCATGCTCTTCGTGACTTCAATCGGCTTTATAACGGTCACATCCTTCAGCAGCGTGACGGTCGCGTTTTCGTCAGCGGCGGTGATAGCGTCGGGGAGGGTGGTGTACTCCTTTGACCCGATCATAGCGACCGTATCCTCGTTCGGCTTCACCCAATGACCCTTCGAAACCTCCACAAGCACTTCGTTGGCGCTCTTGTTAACAATATCGCCGTAAGCAGTACCGGCGGCAACGACCTTGTTGTCAATGATCACAAGACCGTCTGTGCCGACCTCTTTACGGCCGAAGATGCTGTCTTCGGGCTTTTGGGTGCCTGCATTTTCCTGCATCAAGATATTCTGGCTTGCGGAAGTAGCAGCGTCAACGGTGACCTGACCGACATTCGCCGTGCCGACTAGATCGCCGACGCGCCAGCTCTTTCCCGTCTCAGTGCACTTCAGAGTGCTGTCCTTTACAGTGCAGCCCGTGATGGTGTGGTAGGTGGCGGGATTCGCACCGGCGTGACCGATCAGGCCGCCGACAGAGCCCTTCGCCTCAATCGTCACATTCTCGACGGAGCAGTTTGTAAGCGTGACCTTGGTATCGACCGGGCCGTCGTTCTGGTTGTTATAGCCGGATGTCCAGCCAATCAGACCGCCGACGCGCGCGCCGCCGGTGCTGACAATTTTGCTGTTCTTCAGATGGCAGTTATCCAGTTCGATTCGAGTCATGGAATCCACGCAGTTGATAAATGCGCCGATTCCCTGATTATTCGTTGTGTCGTTGATATCCGCACCAGCAATGGTCAGATCCTTGATCACAATGCCGGATTTGCCCGCAAAGCCGCCCGCAAACAAGGGGGCGCTCAGGCCGGTGATGGTCTTGCCGTTGCCGTTCAGGGTGATGACGCCATGACCATGGTATCCATCCACACCCACCGGCGTCCAGTTCTTACCGGTCATATTGATGTCGTCCAGCAGCTCGATCACGGTGTCGCCGGTTTTGTTTGCGGCCGCAAAGGCGTCGGCGAGGGTGGGATACTCGGTATCGCCGATTTTGGCAACATACGACATTTTAACCTCGCCTGTGGTCGCGTCAAAATTTGCACCAGGCGCAAGGTAGTCATTGTTGATTCCTCCGGG
This window of the Dysosmobacter acutus genome carries:
- a CDS encoding S-layer homology domain-containing protein, coding for MKHKLLSILLCLAMALSLLPTAALADEATGAGTIKVRGTSYSSFSDAVNEAAPDESGVITYEISGKVDVTDTGWVQVAKAGLTTLSKVKFVGKTEDAEICITQGVAILADQSYDIDVSFTDLILSKENPTYANDYGHGTKYFTCWLRSTGRAENTVTYTNCTFPNGVCNNQYGKTVFNNCQFTNSANYNLWNYGGNTEVKGSTFTGTRGIKTYNEGDLGVAPTVTVTDTSFDGLTEKAAIVASKPTNITLTTVTATDCTKGLLQKDIEGSTDEQKVTIEANGTGISGDFNITAEMDAEAAKNEFNITAGTFPGGINNDYLAPGANFDATTGEVKMSYVAKIGDTEYPTLADAFAAANKTGDTVIELLDDINMTGKNWTPVGVDGYHGHGVITLNGNGKTITGLSAPLFAGGFAGKSGIVIKDLTIAGADINDTTNNQGIGAFINCVDSMTRIELDNCHLKNSKIVSTGGARVGGLIGWTSGYNNQNDGPVDTKVTLTNCSVENVTIEAKGSVGGLIGHAGANPATYHTITGCTVKDSTLKCTETGKSWRVGDLVGTANVGQVTVDAATSASQNILMQENAGTQKPEDSIFGRKEVGTDGLVIIDNKVVAAGTAYGDIVNKSANEVLVEVSKGHWVKPNEDTVAMIGSKEYTTLPDAITAADENATVTLLKDVTVIKPIEVTKSMTLDLNGHVLTAATASDRSESKDEKNSAIWVTAKNVNLTINGMTAGSGMKMGDTHNTEWETKVWGFVDLREGSAGSTVTINGGSYTGSTCASDNYHYTALFTVGSESKLVLNNVSAETDERVVKASGCGEVIVSGGTYNITGINAFLGAAFETKTASFTDMKLTAKYGGCVQVGSNATLENCEIKVTDIRTGDGTYLNCAVAVQYGGTATVKSGTYTAPYAAYVYNSGGTINIENGTFTGVVRADATTDTTAVINIKNGSFNGEIQKGGGPGSETISITGGTFSSDPSVHVVGNGNTNIVKRAGSEGAYTYTVLAKSGLTSGVYLTDPSGALANNYYVSSTANGVWTVSYSAPSSGGGSSSSSRRYDVSAPSVKHGDVTVSPKNASKGDTVTITVKPDSGYELDTLTVKDASGSKIKVKDKGNGKFTFTMPASKVTVSAEFAEIETLNFADVSTDAYYYEAVKWAAKKGITGGIGNGLFGPNQPCTRAQIVTFLWRAAGSPEPKSMSSFSDVSADSYYAKAVAWAVENGITTGTGDGKFSPDATCTRAQSVTFLFRAIGKLVDSKAEFSDVLTDSYYANAVAWAMENGVTNGIGDGLFGPDNSCTRAQIVTFLFRAYQGK